The Xanthobacter flavus genome includes a window with the following:
- a CDS encoding FAD-dependent oxidoreductase: MGFRKVAELDALRDGGVTGVEVDGVPIALFRQENEVHATHGICTHALAFLKDGYVENGTIECPLHQGVFDIRTGRALCAPLTQDLTTYAAKVEGGDVLVDLETASTGRADEAPVDADQVLEKTGRDQLPLVIAGAGQAAAAAIRAARAAGFSAPIHLVGAEPHLPYERPPLSKEALGETFDPASACRLPPADVAALGVTFHPGLRVAGVDAASRIATLSDGTEISYGALLIATGGTARRLGVAGDDLPGVHHLRTLEDARSIAASLASAGTVAVVGGGFIGLELASAARARGLKVVLLEREGELMSRLLPPPLGAAFRRLAQAHGVDIRRDVAVKAIAPRGGALALATTAGEILADTVLVGVGLVPETDLAASAGCEVAGGIVVDASGRTTIDGIWAAGDCALHHAPLNGRRGRLESWQNAEEQGAAAGRSIAGDDTARAERAPWFWTDQFGLNIQMLGVPGTGDAVALSGTDGAAGAVYRTVADGRVTAVIAFSEAAAIRAARAELAAGTPFDLAAHGARLLAPGDFEPTPIDPEEDDMSASPDVQFTKKYVWPDEGLSIIPDWVYTDETVYHREVERIFHGRTWNFVALECEIENPGDFVRSNVGPTPVVVARAEDGTIHVFENRCAHRAAEFCRELSGNAKEFVCPYHQWSYDLKGNLVGVPFRRGVDGKGGMPKDFKPADHGLKQLNVTTHRGVVFASYAEDMESFPDYLGPEVLREFEATFDGRKPKLLGHYRHSLPGNWKLYHENLKDPYHATLLHTFLVTFGLLVAGNKSLMLADPSGRHGVMASAKSDAVVSEDKKKEMRAYKEGMTLEEPRFMDFIDEFDSPWSVTMATIWPNLIVQREMNTLGIRHIVPTGPNEFIMKWTMFGFEGDDEEMTRHRLRQGNLMGPAGFLGLEDNEAIKFVQDGMIGVPGGKHLVKLDPGTEAGTADTLISEAAIRAMYRHWRDAMGIA; this comes from the coding sequence ATGGGCTTCAGGAAGGTGGCGGAACTCGACGCGCTGCGCGACGGCGGCGTCACCGGGGTGGAGGTGGACGGTGTGCCTATCGCCTTGTTCCGTCAAGAGAATGAGGTTCACGCCACCCACGGCATCTGCACCCACGCGCTGGCCTTCCTGAAGGATGGCTATGTGGAGAATGGCACCATCGAATGCCCCCTCCACCAGGGCGTCTTCGACATCCGCACCGGCCGCGCTTTGTGCGCTCCCCTCACCCAGGACCTCACCACCTATGCCGCCAAGGTGGAGGGCGGCGATGTGCTCGTCGACCTCGAAACCGCCAGCACCGGCCGCGCCGATGAGGCGCCTGTCGATGCGGATCAAGTGCTTGAAAAAACGGGACGAGATCAGCTTCCGCTCGTGATCGCGGGAGCCGGCCAGGCCGCCGCCGCCGCCATCCGCGCGGCGCGCGCGGCCGGCTTTTCCGCCCCCATTCATCTCGTCGGCGCCGAGCCGCATCTGCCCTATGAGCGGCCTCCTTTGTCCAAGGAGGCGCTGGGCGAAACCTTCGATCCCGCCTCCGCCTGCCGCCTCCCGCCCGCCGACGTGGCGGCGCTGGGCGTGACGTTCCATCCGGGCCTGCGCGTGGCCGGGGTCGATGCGGCGTCGCGCATCGCAACCCTTTCTGATGGAACGGAAATCTCCTATGGCGCGCTCCTGATCGCCACCGGCGGAACGGCCCGCCGCCTCGGCGTTGCGGGCGATGACCTGCCCGGTGTGCATCACCTGCGCACGCTGGAGGATGCCCGCTCCATCGCCGCGTCCCTGGCATCCGCCGGCACCGTTGCCGTGGTGGGCGGCGGCTTCATCGGGCTGGAACTTGCCTCCGCCGCCCGGGCGCGCGGTCTCAAGGTGGTGCTGCTGGAGCGCGAGGGCGAGCTGATGTCCCGCCTCCTGCCGCCGCCCCTGGGCGCCGCCTTCCGCCGGCTCGCGCAAGCCCATGGCGTCGATATCCGGCGCGATGTGGCGGTGAAGGCGATCGCCCCGCGCGGCGGCGCTCTGGCGCTCGCGACCACAGCCGGCGAGATCCTTGCAGACACGGTTCTGGTGGGCGTCGGCCTCGTGCCCGAGACGGACCTTGCCGCCTCCGCCGGCTGCGAGGTCGCGGGCGGCATCGTGGTGGATGCGTCCGGGCGCACCACCATCGACGGCATATGGGCGGCGGGCGATTGCGCGCTCCATCATGCCCCGCTGAACGGCCGGCGCGGCCGGCTCGAAAGCTGGCAGAATGCCGAGGAGCAGGGTGCCGCCGCCGGCCGCAGCATCGCCGGGGACGACACCGCGCGGGCCGAGAGGGCGCCGTGGTTCTGGACCGACCAGTTCGGCCTCAACATCCAGATGCTGGGCGTGCCCGGCACCGGAGACGCGGTGGCTCTGAGCGGCACGGACGGCGCTGCGGGCGCCGTCTACCGCACCGTCGCGGACGGGCGCGTCACGGCTGTGATCGCCTTCTCCGAAGCCGCCGCCATCCGCGCCGCCCGCGCGGAGCTGGCCGCCGGCACCCCCTTCGACCTTGCCGCCCACGGCGCGCGTCTCCTTGCGCCGGGCGATTTTGAACCCACGCCGATCGATCCTGAGGAGGACGACATGAGCGCGAGCCCCGACGTCCAGTTCACGAAGAAATATGTGTGGCCCGATGAAGGCCTCTCCATCATCCCCGACTGGGTCTATACGGACGAAACCGTGTACCACCGCGAGGTGGAGCGCATCTTCCACGGGCGCACCTGGAATTTCGTCGCGCTGGAATGCGAGATCGAAAATCCCGGCGACTTCGTCCGCTCCAATGTCGGCCCGACCCCCGTGGTGGTCGCCCGCGCGGAAGACGGCACCATCCACGTCTTCGAGAACCGCTGCGCCCATCGCGCGGCCGAATTCTGCCGGGAATTGTCGGGCAATGCCAAGGAGTTCGTCTGCCCCTATCACCAGTGGTCGTATGACCTGAAAGGCAATCTCGTGGGCGTCCCCTTCCGCCGCGGGGTGGATGGCAAGGGCGGCATGCCGAAGGACTTCAAGCCGGCGGACCATGGCCTGAAGCAGCTCAACGTGACCACCCATCGCGGCGTCGTCTTCGCCTCCTACGCGGAGGACATGGAGAGCTTCCCGGACTATCTCGGCCCCGAGGTGCTGCGCGAGTTCGAGGCCACCTTCGACGGCCGCAAGCCCAAGCTGCTGGGCCACTATCGCCACAGCCTGCCGGGCAACTGGAAGCTCTATCACGAGAACCTCAAGGACCCCTATCACGCGACCCTGCTGCATACCTTCCTGGTCACGTTCGGCCTGCTTGTGGCGGGCAACAAGTCTCTGATGCTGGCGGACCCCTCCGGCCGGCACGGGGTGATGGCGTCCGCCAAGTCGGATGCCGTGGTGTCCGAGGACAAGAAGAAGGAAATGCGCGCCTACAAGGAGGGCATGACCCTCGAGGAGCCGCGCTTCATGGACTTCATCGACGAGTTCGACAGCCCGTGGTCCGTCACCATGGCGACCATCTGGCCGAACCTCATCGTGCAGCGGGAGATGAACACGCTGGGCATCCGCCACATCGTGCCGACCGGCCCGAACGAGTTCATCATGAAATGGACCATGTTCGGCTTCGAGGGCGATGACGAGGAGATGACCCGCCATCGGCTGCGCCAGGGCAACCTGATGGGTCCGGCCGGCTTCCTGGGGCTGGAGGACAACGAGGCGATCAAGTTCGTGCAGGACGGCATGATCGGCGTGCCCGGTGGCAAACATCTGGTGAAGCTCGATCCCGGCACCGAGGCGGGCACCGCCGACACGCTGATTTCGGAAGCCGCCATCCGCGCCATGTATCGCCACTGGCGCGACGCCATGGGTATCGCCTGA